Proteins found in one Methanobrevibacter millerae genomic segment:
- a CDS encoding exodeoxyribonuclease III gives MKIISWNVNGIKSVYESGNLNELIKSENPDILCIQEIKTENVPNLDGYVLYSYPAIKSSNFYGTAIYSKTEPLSVKMGFDDEEFDAEGRVIRFEFEGFILFNVYSPSGAGSKEKLNRKYRFYDEFSEYFRNSEKPVIVCGDFNRMAAEIDAKRPELMKNKSGFMPEEQDWFNEILKEYIDAFRKFHPEGDNYTWWKNKKLKAENRGIRLDYFLVSKALGKNLNDCYIIKDQTEFDHVPLVLDISYCRVCGALNKRGNEFCDYCGIKLSADDSEDPINEDKVEIDKDKIILLDLNYTLIANSKEIWNYPLEKKIKSQRYETDLIELIKDNYVILITASPYKRSHKILRDIVEKTGFSVDESYWNFGAQPPQVKKYWMENEVIPKHGDDMSKYLAIESNPNTRRMYKKLGIEARPKGDFI, from the coding sequence ATGAAAATTATCTCATGGAATGTCAATGGAATAAAGTCCGTATATGAAAGCGGGAACCTAAATGAACTTATCAAAAGCGAAAACCCTGATATATTATGCATTCAGGAAATTAAGACTGAAAATGTACCAAATCTTGACGGGTATGTCCTTTACAGTTATCCCGCCATTAAAAGTTCAAACTTTTATGGAACCGCCATATATAGCAAAACGGAGCCGTTATCTGTTAAAATGGGATTTGATGATGAGGAATTTGACGCTGAAGGAAGAGTTATCCGATTCGAGTTTGAAGGTTTCATCCTCTTTAATGTTTATTCGCCTTCAGGTGCAGGTTCCAAAGAGAAATTAAACCGCAAATACAGATTCTATGATGAATTCAGTGAATATTTCAGAAATTCTGAAAAGCCAGTTATTGTCTGTGGTGACTTTAACAGGATGGCAGCAGAAATTGATGCTAAAAGACCGGAACTTATGAAGAACAAGTCTGGATTCATGCCCGAAGAACAGGATTGGTTCAATGAAATCCTAAAAGAATACATTGATGCATTTCGCAAGTTCCATCCCGAAGGTGACAATTATACTTGGTGGAAGAATAAAAAGCTTAAAGCCGAGAATAGGGGCATAAGGCTTGATTACTTTCTGGTTTCAAAAGCTTTGGGAAAAAATCTCAATGACTGCTACATTATAAAGGACCAAACGGAATTTGATCATGTGCCATTGGTTTTGGACATCAGCTATTGTCGGGTATGTGGGGCTTTAAATAAAAGAGGTAATGAATTCTGTGATTACTGCGGAATCAAACTCTCAGCTGATGATTCAGAAGATCCTATTAATGAGGATAAGGTGGAAATAGATAAGGACAAGATTATCCTTTTGGATTTGAACTATACTTTAATTGCAAATTCTAAAGAGATTTGGAATTATCCTCTGGAGAAGAAAATCAAATCGCAAAGGTATGAAACGGATTTGATTGAACTGATTAAGGACAATTATGTTATTTTGATTACTGCAAGTCCATATAAGCGTTCTCATAAGATTTTAAGGGACATTGTGGAAAAGACAGGTTTTAGTGTAGATGAATCCTATTGGAACTTTGGAGCTCAGCCTCCTCAAGTTAAGAAGTATTGGATGGAAAATGAGGTTATTCCTAAGCATGGGGATGATATGAGTAAGTATTTAGCTATTGAATCCAATCCAAATACTCGAAGAATGTATAAGAAACTTGGAATTGAAGCACGGCCTAAAGGGGATTTTATTTAA
- a CDS encoding endonuclease/exonuclease/phosphatase family protein, translating into MKIITWNANGRFSEKFPAILEEDADIYVIQECENPLTIDSDDYVEFASNYFWVGENPIKGLGIFAKSDVKLELVDLDAKGLRYFIPVNVNDDFNLLGVWTNPDMDGTKTVHYPKEITKYYEEHKGSEFFNEDMIICGDFNCDARIKGLHAKNVNEVIEKLAECGLSDLYHHINNEKEGEESQATFYMYRHLDKPFHLDHVFAAKDKVKSLEIGDAEKWLKLSDHMPIIFEI; encoded by the coding sequence ATGAAAATAATTACATGGAATGCCAACGGCAGGTTTTCAGAAAAGTTTCCAGCAATCCTTGAAGAGGATGCTGATATTTATGTAATTCAGGAATGCGAAAATCCATTAACGATTGATTCGGATGATTATGTGGAGTTTGCTTCGAATTATTTCTGGGTTGGTGAAAACCCGATTAAGGGTCTTGGGATATTTGCTAAAAGTGATGTAAAACTGGAATTGGTTGATTTGGACGCCAAGGGACTTAGATATTTCATTCCCGTTAACGTTAATGATGACTTTAACCTTTTAGGAGTTTGGACGAATCCGGATATGGATGGGACAAAAACGGTTCATTATCCAAAAGAGATTACAAAATACTATGAAGAACACAAAGGTTCAGAATTCTTTAATGAAGACATGATTATATGCGGTGATTTCAATTGTGATGCAAGAATAAAGGGTTTACATGCCAAAAATGTCAATGAAGTGATTGAAAAGCTTGCTGAATGCGGTCTTTCAGATTTATATCATCATATAAATAATGAAAAGGAAGGCGAGGAATCACAGGCGACATTTTACATGTACAGGCACTTGGATAAGCCGTTTCATTTAGATCATGTTTTTGCAGCAAAAGATAAGGTAAAGAGCCTGGAAATTGGTGATGCTGAAAAATGGCTTAAGTTAAGTGACCATATGCCTATTATATTTGAAATATAA
- a CDS encoding DUF4365 domain-containing protein, whose protein sequence is MKRTKQHRIDATAKSILMKISPKNWSLSELSEDYGIDYFVQVFDRDTDEATNISFIIQLKGTEKYKKHGNHVKFQIRTDYLKYYYNKVDKPVFLVVVDVINEEYSCLFIQKYINEELNIKRPNWKSQETVTVDIPIKNTFSNSKIIEQVAEEGSSYCNLLINGIPTQELMWKVNNITNDPIKKSEDLKNKYSEIYSAQTRVGFEFIHNQNDSINAKKSFQSIYNKTKDDKDNIIHHLNSIAALISFCDLENKKQLFHFINEGLELSIENNITYFEYYFNGLKLESQSLILQNELQKNLLIQKISENNNSSNKIKEYLKKKIYIENNQLYTLYGNFILYLIKIMDNKELYMFLELMRMLLGVLINHVYITYDFTTKYVLNLMLNRIEQLIVIFSKIIDVSTDFSHYKYEFYKYKILYHYLKQDCYPTKLLEEYEELAKQYDVKYHINLIKSLKEQISKPVPNKDFSDITYNDLLELYEKLLLIEGIDLKNNNDETINLKQAIKDLNPKRILDNCIHLELCYVPNEIPSKLRLYSEGLKILYCKYGKIKSNCNLDKAFASFNNEFCSNCKYKTTQDIEWNLEKKSYVKSNEFKKILKDKYYYDYQKGEY, encoded by the coding sequence TTGAAAAGAACAAAACAACATAGAATTGATGCAACTGCAAAATCTATTCTCATGAAAATAAGTCCTAAAAATTGGTCTCTTTCAGAACTTAGCGAAGATTATGGTATTGATTATTTCGTACAAGTTTTTGATAGGGATACTGATGAGGCCACAAATATTTCATTTATAATTCAACTAAAAGGTACAGAAAAATATAAAAAACATGGAAATCATGTTAAGTTCCAAATAAGAACAGATTACTTGAAATATTACTATAACAAAGTGGACAAACCAGTGTTTTTAGTAGTTGTGGACGTTATTAATGAAGAATATTCTTGTTTATTTATTCAAAAATATATCAATGAAGAATTAAACATTAAAAGACCAAATTGGAAATCACAAGAAACTGTTACAGTAGACATACCAATTAAAAACACCTTTTCAAACTCTAAAATTATAGAGCAAGTTGCTGAAGAAGGTTCATCATATTGTAATTTATTAATAAATGGTATTCCAACTCAAGAACTTATGTGGAAAGTTAATAATATAACAAATGACCCTATAAAAAAATCTGAAGATTTGAAAAATAAATATTCTGAAATATATAGTGCTCAAACAAGGGTTGGTTTTGAATTTATACATAATCAAAATGATTCTATTAATGCTAAAAAATCTTTTCAATCTATTTATAATAAAACAAAAGATGATAAAGACAATATAATTCATCATTTAAATTCTATTGCTGCATTAATTTCATTTTGTGATTTGGAAAATAAAAAACAATTATTCCATTTTATCAATGAAGGATTAGAATTATCCATAGAAAATAATATTACATATTTTGAATACTATTTTAACGGTCTAAAACTAGAAAGCCAATCTTTAATTTTGCAAAATGAATTGCAAAAAAACTTATTAATACAGAAAATATCCGAAAATAACAACTCTTCTAATAAAATTAAGGAATACTTGAAAAAAAAGATATATATTGAAAATAACCAACTTTACACACTTTATGGAAATTTTATATTATATCTAATAAAAATTATGGATAATAAAGAATTATATATGTTTCTTGAATTAATGAGGATGTTGCTTGGTGTGTTAATTAATCATGTTTATATAACTTATGATTTTACAACAAAATATGTTTTAAATTTAATGTTGAACAGAATTGAACAATTAATAGTCATATTTTCTAAGATTATAGATGTTTCAACAGATTTTTCTCATTATAAATACGAATTTTATAAATACAAAATACTTTATCATTACCTTAAACAAGATTGTTATCCTACAAAATTACTGGAAGAATATGAAGAATTAGCCAAACAATATGATGTAAAGTACCATATTAACTTAATAAAAAGTTTAAAAGAACAAATATCCAAGCCAGTGCCAAATAAAGATTTTTCGGATATAACCTACAATGATTTACTTGAATTATATGAAAAATTATTATTAATTGAAGGAATTGATTTGAAGAACAATAATGATGAAACTATTAATTTAAAACAAGCAATCAAAGACCTTAATCCAAAAAGAATATTGGACAACTGCATACATTTAGAATTATGTTATGTTCCTAATGAGATTCCATCTAAGTTAAGATTATATTCTGAAGGACTAAAAATATTATATTGTAAATATGGAAAAATAAAATCAAATTGTAATTTAGATAAAGCTTTTGCTAGTTTCAATAATGAATTTTGTAGCAATTGCAAATACAAAACAACACAGGATATTGAGTGGAACCTTGAAAAGAAATCTTATGTGAAATCTAATGAATTTAAGAAAATTTTAAAAGATAAGTATTATTATGATTATCAAAAAGGAGAATATTAA
- a CDS encoding SseB family protein, giving the protein MKDEIKQESGVDNSRLEELLKEMDAGLVEPAKKEEFLKLFKESQLFMPIILSDEWLKGIEDSKPGETRTVGENAGFSINYLKLEGDKRAVPLFTSTELMESTGLQSSCIAFYMEDLADMLKQTDKYSLVAINPLTNLEAGMPIDSFLNLFESADEEEEVIKNILAILEKHSVVLEENISLVFRSDENFMKEQAVNGIFVPHVPFRASTNPDFQKELKYTNILLIPEGKRILFVGSVVGEDSFNTFIAPLTEFEIVEEVDEFTTVWKIGAQPFYE; this is encoded by the coding sequence ATGAAAGATGAAATTAAACAAGAAAGCGGAGTCGATAATTCAAGACTGGAAGAATTACTAAAAGAAATGGATGCAGGATTGGTAGAACCTGCAAAAAAAGAAGAATTCTTGAAATTATTTAAAGAATCACAGCTATTCATGCCGATTATATTAAGTGATGAATGGTTAAAAGGAATTGAAGATTCAAAACCTGGTGAAACTAGAACCGTTGGTGAAAACGCAGGATTCAGTATAAATTACCTGAAACTAGAAGGCGATAAAAGAGCGGTTCCTCTTTTTACAAGCACTGAATTAATGGAAAGCACAGGTCTTCAAAGTTCCTGTATTGCATTTTACATGGAGGATTTGGCTGATATGCTAAAGCAGACAGATAAATATTCTCTTGTTGCAATTAATCCATTAACTAATCTTGAAGCCGGAATGCCAATTGATTCATTTTTGAATTTATTTGAAAGTGCGGATGAGGAAGAGGAAGTTATTAAAAATATTTTAGCTATTTTAGAAAAACATTCCGTTGTACTTGAAGAGAATATTTCACTTGTTTTTAGAAGTGACGAAAACTTCATGAAAGAACAGGCAGTAAACGGAATATTTGTACCTCATGTTCCGTTTAGAGCCAGTACAAATCCGGATTTTCAAAAGGAATTAAAATATACTAATATTTTATTGATACCTGAAGGTAAAAGGATACTTTTTGTTGGAAGTGTTGTGGGTGAAGATTCATTTAATACTTTTATTGCACCTCTGACAGAATTTGAAATTGTTGAAGAGGTAGATGAGTTTACTACTGTCTGGAAAATTGGAGCACAGCCATTTTATGAATAA
- a CDS encoding HNH endonuclease has translation MKCIFCKTEIVKANFSREHIVPKFLGGEKVIHNICKDCNSKFGGDFEKKLGENDVFNFVRAFYRLKSRNSNKYITPTIKFKQDTTSIGANEDGYLLMYTKPNFDYSDTTIEVDQKESQELVENMIKGKINSLKSDDNQEYEIIKNIKKLEIGEPEDFVLDVDIRIIGELFIKIAYEFACICLDFQYFDDEMAYFLKHMIISDEYDVFSKNINIKFSYNKQKLDFCVRRVCEVAHDNTMNYHYGSSLVNCSNGNYIHKISLIKSHDKFFVLIVLFDIFKCRICVSNDANNWDYEDGLISKLITGRCDGKLINKTNSPFADILLRLRNTNLGK, from the coding sequence ATGAAATGTATATTTTGTAAAACTGAGATTGTAAAAGCTAATTTCTCTAGAGAACATATTGTTCCTAAGTTTTTAGGTGGGGAAAAAGTAATTCATAACATCTGTAAGGATTGTAATAGTAAGTTTGGTGGTGATTTCGAAAAAAAATTAGGTGAAAATGATGTTTTTAATTTTGTTCGTGCATTTTATAGATTGAAATCTCGTAATTCTAATAAATATATAACTCCAACTATTAAATTTAAACAAGATACTACTTCCATAGGTGCAAATGAAGATGGATATTTATTGATGTACACCAAACCAAACTTTGATTATAGTGACACTACAATTGAAGTTGATCAAAAAGAATCTCAAGAACTCGTAGAAAATATGATTAAGGGAAAGATAAACTCTCTTAAATCGGATGATAATCAAGAATATGAAATAATTAAAAATATTAAAAAACTTGAAATCGGGGAACCAGAAGATTTTGTTTTAGATGTTGATATTCGAATTATTGGTGAATTATTTATAAAAATAGCCTATGAATTTGCATGTATTTGTTTAGATTTTCAATACTTTGATGATGAAATGGCATATTTTTTAAAGCATATGATAATTAGTGATGAATATGATGTATTCTCTAAAAATATTAATATTAAATTTAGTTATAATAAACAAAAACTAGATTTCTGTGTGAGAAGGGTTTGTGAAGTAGCTCATGATAATACTATGAATTATCATTATGGTTCATCATTAGTGAACTGCTCAAATGGAAATTATATTCATAAAATTTCATTAATAAAGAGTCATGATAAATTTTTTGTATTAATTGTTTTATTTGATATTTTTAAATGTCGAATATGTGTAAGTAATGATGCAAATAACTGGGATTATGAAGATGGGTTAATATCAAAATTAATTACTGGTAGATGTGATGGGAAGTTAATTAATAAAACGAATAGTCCATTTGCTGACATATTATTAAGATTAAGAAATACTAATTTGGGTAAATAG
- a CDS encoding DUF2971 domain-containing protein produces the protein MWLDNFFELLYSKGGKKIKEAYELKNQKMPEFLYKYKSIDELGHTFDLLENDLIFLSNANNLNDLYEGEIFYDNKELLYNRFKSYVLPYFMTITKFNHDQKEQIKNSENPYLETMKLIYETDSTINPEISFNEFNDNLSNFFLDISDDTYKKRNDASKENTYLTCFSENHDIKLMWAHYTDYNKGICIKYNIKDHENLMHICYPIKYEDGYDYTEELSNFKEHMFKLAFDPYLKKETDWSYEKEWRILFNHEIFLRSALKIGENYFLKLPKPSAIYLGKRIDSENKRKIFDICKKREISLYQMEKDTCEAKLYEIEILKYSEKNFEDKMFIVESIKNKAYKSLIHNYFYYPILRMEDIEKRFSKIIDSFNNLTDDEIQFFLDELLFKNNIFPVLYPYYSNVLLFLIKLYDNKSFNHITTSDGLSIEKNLEKWIGYCISNFYNKKIVRYMIFFEKLFMRFYNRYVILSDKEKESYERELFNYKLKNKYVKMIEEDIAGESKLIHPFTNKDYKELIRNNILDNIQRVLDLFYINGKFDEESCYEEYLKLKLMVAKIEHNTELHYQEIFLNSESHYIFDYDNLFNKSYDIQLEKSGLALTINKHDLQLVSNEDKALFENLGKINYKQQISNFIFECCDELNLNYKKNIEINVDKKYFNPKTNPYTILD, from the coding sequence ATGTGGTTAGATAATTTTTTTGAATTATTATATTCTAAAGGTGGTAAAAAAATTAAAGAAGCATATGAATTAAAAAATCAAAAAATGCCTGAATTTCTTTATAAATATAAGTCCATTGATGAACTGGGACATACTTTTGATTTATTGGAAAATGATTTGATATTTTTATCCAATGCTAATAATTTAAATGATTTGTATGAGGGTGAAATTTTTTATGATAACAAAGAACTACTTTATAATAGATTCAAATCTTATGTTTTACCTTATTTTATGACAATAACTAAATTTAACCATGATCAAAAGGAACAAATAAAAAACTCTGAAAATCCTTATTTAGAGACAATGAAGTTAATTTATGAAACAGATTCTACTATTAATCCAGAAATTTCATTTAATGAATTTAATGATAATCTATCTAATTTCTTTTTAGACATATCTGATGATACTTACAAAAAGAGAAATGATGCAAGTAAAGAAAACACTTATTTAACTTGTTTTTCTGAAAATCATGATATAAAATTAATGTGGGCTCATTATACTGATTATAACAAAGGAATTTGCATAAAATATAATATTAAAGATCATGAAAATTTAATGCATATCTGTTATCCAATTAAATATGAAGATGGATATGATTACACTGAAGAATTGTCTAATTTTAAAGAACATATGTTTAAACTTGCATTTGATCCATATTTAAAAAAGGAAACTGATTGGAGTTATGAAAAAGAGTGGAGAATATTATTCAATCATGAAATTTTTTTAAGAAGTGCATTAAAGATTGGTGAAAACTATTTTCTTAAATTACCAAAACCTTCTGCCATATATTTAGGTAAAAGAATAGACAGTGAAAATAAACGAAAAATCTTTGATATCTGTAAAAAAAGAGAAATCTCACTTTATCAAATGGAAAAAGATACATGTGAAGCTAAACTTTATGAAATTGAAATTTTAAAATATTCTGAAAAAAATTTCGAAGACAAAATGTTTATTGTGGAATCTATTAAAAATAAGGCATATAAATCACTGATTCATAATTATTTTTACTATCCAATTTTAAGAATGGAAGATATAGAAAAAAGGTTTTCAAAAATTATTGATTCCTTTAATAATTTAACAGATGATGAAATACAGTTCTTTTTAGATGAATTATTATTTAAAAATAACATTTTTCCAGTTTTATATCCCTATTACTCTAATGTATTATTATTTTTGATAAAATTATATGATAATAAATCATTTAATCATATAACAACAAGTGATGGATTATCTATTGAAAAAAACTTAGAAAAATGGATTGGATATTGTATTTCAAATTTTTATAATAAAAAAATTGTAAGATACATGATTTTCTTTGAAAAATTATTTATGAGATTTTATAATCGTTATGTAATTCTCTCTGATAAAGAAAAAGAGAGTTATGAACGAGAATTATTTAACTATAAGTTAAAAAATAAATACGTTAAAATGATTGAAGAAGACATTGCTGGTGAATCCAAATTAATCCATCCATTCACAAATAAAGATTACAAGGAACTAATTAGAAACAATATTTTAGATAATATTCAGAGAGTGCTTGATTTATTTTATATTAATGGCAAATTTGATGAAGAAAGTTGTTATGAAGAATATCTAAAATTAAAATTAATGGTAGCAAAAATAGAACATAATACTGAATTACATTATCAAGAAATTTTTTTAAATTCAGAAAGCCACTACATATTTGATTATGACAATTTATTCAATAAATCATATGATATTCAATTAGAAAAATCTGGACTTGCGCTAACAATAAACAAACATGATTTACAATTAGTGTCTAATGAAGATAAGGCATTATTTGAAAATTTAGGAAAAATTAATTATAAACAACAAATCTCAAATTTCATTTTTGAATGTTGTGATGAATTAAATTTAAATTATAAAAAAAATATCGAAATAAATGTGGATAAGAAGTATTTTAATCCTAAAACTAATCCATATACAATTTTAGATTAA
- a CDS encoding TOPRIM nucleotidyl transferase/hydrolase domain-containing protein: protein MNYEFLKYYFKKELYVENPPLNMKNFIEFCDKRGIKLTQDKLEKFEKNGWFYPIFRVKDFKNKPRNIFISLDFHPEHHNDFNKLLNEGYIFLPQEKDFMEFSKFFDKKARKRKFESFYSTFQICHVIELLKYDSKNKNNIFFDSYQIYIEKFINLLITTQIYSPYGKSNGIYFYPNYGNTYHEKIKKYNLNEALDVIGAKEDDLYNTYFEICNKLEYMLGSRFAIQLWKNIAWDKKDDCKGPTRLGIEYLQWGEMLKECIQHHLGREIFDVDEIDMSPEDIKNNIPSKETGRSIRGCRNEDFTNEITGEYEFNNHQKRLFYLANYLDLNYHPKVVVFVEGKTEEIMLPMFLKFYAISCDNLGIEIINIGGVSNFYGKNIRIKDENTRKYMDNIVTSYKHLINYNLHKWQALPYFLGDAENKLTERVLEGRVFDLKELFEKFDGRNIKEIEKKHLESGKEKYEKMIKEWSHVWEYDFELDNYTPEELQKAINEVCETNFSLEEIKNIYKHPQNGEKKGLKSLGDIVENNKIQINKKAFKNLIKYYKETKDGSIFDKDIFKVLDKIIGMTIFNPPPINTKHSMSNVSELGVYLMNGKDIYKRDKYEL, encoded by the coding sequence ATGAATTATGAATTTTTAAAATACTACTTTAAAAAAGAATTGTATGTAGAAAATCCTCCATTAAATATGAAAAATTTCATTGAATTCTGCGATAAAAGAGGGATTAAATTAACACAAGATAAATTAGAAAAATTTGAGAAAAATGGTTGGTTTTATCCAATTTTTAGAGTTAAAGATTTCAAAAACAAACCTCGAAATATTTTCATATCTCTAGATTTCCACCCCGAACATCACAATGATTTTAATAAGCTACTTAATGAAGGATATATTTTTTTACCTCAAGAAAAAGATTTTATGGAATTTTCTAAGTTTTTTGATAAAAAAGCAAGGAAAAGAAAATTTGAATCCTTTTATTCAACTTTTCAAATATGCCATGTAATTGAATTATTAAAATATGATTCTAAAAATAAAAATAATATCTTTTTTGACTCTTATCAAATTTATATCGAAAAATTCATCAACTTATTAATTACTACTCAAATTTACTCCCCCTACGGTAAATCAAATGGCATATATTTTTATCCAAACTATGGAAATACCTATCATGAAAAAATAAAAAAATATAATTTAAACGAAGCATTAGATGTTATTGGCGCTAAAGAAGATGATTTATACAATACTTACTTTGAAATCTGCAATAAATTAGAATACATGTTAGGAAGCCGTTTTGCAATACAATTATGGAAAAATATTGCGTGGGATAAAAAAGATGATTGTAAAGGACCAACAAGATTAGGAATTGAATACTTACAATGGGGAGAAATGCTTAAAGAATGCATCCAGCATCATTTAGGAAGAGAAATTTTTGATGTGGATGAAATAGACATGTCCCCTGAGGATATAAAAAATAATATTCCCTCAAAAGAAACTGGAAGAAGCATCAGAGGATGTAGAAATGAAGATTTTACCAATGAAATCACTGGAGAATATGAATTCAACAACCATCAAAAAAGATTATTTTATCTTGCAAATTATCTCGATCTTAATTATCATCCGAAAGTTGTTGTTTTTGTTGAAGGAAAAACCGAAGAGATAATGCTTCCCATGTTCTTAAAATTTTATGCAATCTCATGTGATAATTTAGGAATTGAAATTATTAATATTGGAGGTGTTTCTAACTTTTATGGAAAAAATATTCGAATTAAAGATGAAAACACCAGAAAATATATGGATAATATTGTAACTAGTTATAAACATTTGATTAATTATAATTTGCATAAATGGCAAGCTTTACCCTATTTTCTAGGAGATGCAGAAAATAAACTTACGGAACGTGTACTTGAGGGGAGAGTTTTTGATTTAAAAGAATTATTTGAAAAATTTGATGGAAGAAACATTAAAGAAATTGAAAAAAAACATCTAGAATCAGGTAAAGAGAAATATGAAAAAATGATTAAGGAATGGTCACATGTTTGGGAATATGATTTTGAATTAGACAATTATACTCCCGAAGAATTGCAAAAAGCCATAAATGAAGTATGTGAAACTAATTTTAGCTTAGAAGAAATTAAAAATATTTATAAACACCCCCAAAATGGTGAAAAGAAAGGACTTAAAAGTTTAGGAGATATTGTTGAAAATAACAAAATACAAATTAACAAAAAAGCTTTTAAAAACCTCATCAAGTATTATAAAGAAACTAAGGATGGGAGCATTTTTGATAAAGATATTTTTAAGGTATTGGATAAAATAATTGGTATGACAATCTTTAATCCACCTCCAATTAATACAAAACACTCCATGAGTAATGTAAGTGAATTGGGAGTATATCTTATGAATGGTAAAGATATTTATAAACGAGATAAATATGAATTATAA
- a CDS encoding DUF2971 domain-containing protein gives MIIKEVNTILKKNLNLQLDQIYSIIHEREKHIPKELYQYRSIYENENIKCNKHVDALKNEKIYLSNPYNFNDPYDSAFSIDIEKFKEDTKKSLEQKIIELYTDTLIRKAGIDPNIVSNKEIMYKDINIDMGIMDGFLDENQQFFYDYYVKNRIKFKVSCLSEIHDSILMWSHYANQHQGFCIGYDTSEIEEKIKKQLFPVFYHETFFPLIKVDKTDKKLNLLIKYKDWRYEREWRLISDEKFLPLKPSKIYLGVKFNEEYLDYFKDIACEKNCKLYRMEMNYSEYALKAKEINL, from the coding sequence TTGATAATAAAGGAAGTGAACACTATTTTAAAAAAAAATCTTAATTTACAGTTAGATCAAATCTATTCAATCATACATGAAAGGGAAAAACATATCCCTAAAGAATTATATCAATACCGTTCCATCTATGAAAATGAAAACATCAAATGCAATAAACATGTTGATGCCTTAAAAAATGAAAAAATTTATTTGAGTAACCCTTATAACTTTAACGACCCTTATGATTCTGCTTTTAGCATAGATATTGAAAAATTCAAAGAGGACACCAAAAAAAGTTTAGAACAAAAAATTATTGAACTATACACAGACACCCTAATTAGAAAAGCTGGTATCGACCCAAATATAGTGTCCAATAAAGAAATAATGTATAAAGACATAAATATTGATATGGGTATAATGGATGGCTTTTTAGATGAAAATCAACAATTTTTCTATGATTATTATGTTAAAAATAGAATAAAATTTAAAGTCAGTTGTTTAAGTGAAATTCATGATTCAATTTTAATGTGGTCTCATTATGCAAATCAGCATCAAGGGTTCTGTATTGGATATGACACATCTGAAATTGAAGAAAAAATCAAAAAACAGTTATTTCCTGTTTTCTATCATGAAACATTTTTCCCACTTATAAAGGTTGACAAAACTGATAAAAAATTAAATTTGCTGATTAAATATAAAGACTGGAGATATGAAAGAGAATGGAGATTAATATCTGATGAGAAGTTTTTACCTTTAAAACCTTCTAAAATATATTTAGGTGTTAAATTTAATGAGGAATATCTTGATTATTTCAAAGATATTGCTTGTGAAAAAAATTGTAAGTTATATAGAATGGAGATGAATTATTCAGAATATGCATTAAAAGCTAAAGAAATCAATTTATAG